The sequence CCATGGCCATCTCCTATCCTCCCGCTCAGGAGATCGACCGTACCTTTGCGGCCATTTACAGCATGCTGAGTGTGGGAAAAGGTATCATGCCTTCCGGCATAAGCCTCCAAGTCGCCCAGCAAAAGCTTATCGACCGCTACCGTAGCCAAAAGTGGATCGTAACCACCTTATAAAGTACATGTTTCATGGCGTGTTTTGACCGCATAGCTTTGTGGAAAAAGCAAAAGTGATGAACCTACAAGAAGAAATGGCCGCCCTTGTCAAAGAGTACAAGAGCAGCGGTCTGACGCAGAAATCCTTCAGTGCGCGAAAGGGGATCGGTTATCCCAAGTTCAATTATTGGTACCGAAAGCTGGCGGGGGAACAGGTCCGGGAACCCACTGGTTTTCTACCGGTCCGTACCCAGGGCAGCAGTGTTCCTGCAGAGGCGGTGGAAGTGGTGTACCCGAACGGGGTAAAGCTGCGGGTGCCGTCCGAGGACCTATCGCTGTTGTCCAACCTGATCAGGCTGTACTGATGTTTTCGCTGGGCTCCCACCACCAATATTTCCTGTACCGCAGCCCGGTTGACATGCGCAAAGGGTTCAACGGGCTTTCCGGGATCGTCACCAATGAACTGGACCGTGACCCGGTCTCCGGGGAAGTGTTCGTCTTTGTCAACCGCCACCGCAACCTGATCAAACTCCTGCACTGGGAGAAGGGCGGTTTCGTGGTCTATTACAAACGATTGGAAAAAGGCACTTTCCTGCTCCCGGAGGACAGGGGTGACGGCGTGCTGGATTGGCCCGAACTGGTGCTGATGGTCGCGGGCATCCAGGTGGAAGGCTACCGGCAGCGTCCCCGGTATATCCCCGGTTGATTTTTTTTACTGACCCGTGTTCAGCTTTTCGGGGCTGTATGCCCTTCTGTTAGTCCTACGGACAGCTTTTTGAAGCCAGAATGGCCGAAATCATCTCCTGAGGTTTTTTTCCACAGGGGCTGTGGAAAAAAAGTCCATGGTTTTATAAGCGGGAGGTTTTATTTTCGGGCATGTCAAAGCCACTCGACCAGTTGACCAAAGCCGAACTGCTTGCCCTGCTGCAAAAGTCAGAGCAACAGGTGGCCGACCGTGAGCGGGTGATAGCCGAGAAGGAACGTATCCTGGCCGAGAAAGAAGCTTATGAGAAGCAGTTGTTGGCGATGATCGAGAAGTTCAAGCGCATGTCCTTTGCCCAGAAGCGGGAGCGCTTTTTAGGGAACAAGGACCAGATGGCCCTGCCCTTTGAACCTGACCAAGAGCAAGAACAGCAACAGCAGGAAGGGTTTTCCCGCAAGGTGGAATACATCCGCAAGAAACGTCCCGCCCATACGGGCAGACAGCCCTTGCCCGACCACCTTCCCGTGGAAGAGATCGAGATCCATCCGGAAGGGGACCTTTCCGGCATGGAGTGTATCGGCAAGGAAGTGACCGAAGAGCTGGACTATATCCCTGCCCAATATATCCGCAGAAGATACATCCGCTATAAGTATGCCCCAAAGGACAGGTACAGCAGTGCCGGGGTAAAGATCGGCCTGTTGCCGGAAAGGGCCATTCCAAAGGGCATCCCGGGTTACGGCCTGCTCACCGACATCCTTACAAGGAAATACCTGGAACATATGCCGCTGTACCGGCAGGCGCAGCGTTTCAAACGGGAAAAGATCCCCATAGCGCCCACCACACTTGAGGGATGGGTGAAACAGGGGCTGGAAAAACTCGAACCCCTGTACGACTGTCTGGTGGACGACACCAAGGCCATGGGCTATCTTATGGTGGACGAGAGTACCATCCGGGTATTGGACAGCGACAACAAGAAGGGCGCCTGCCACACGGGTTACTACTGGGTATACCATAACCCTTTGGAAAACACCGTACTCTTTGATTACCGGCCTACCCGGAGCAAGGAAGGCCCCAGTGCCATACTGGAAAACTTTCAGGGCTACCTGCAGAGTGATGGATATGGCGTGTACGAACATTATGTGGCCAATAAGCAGGTCACCCACCTGGCCTGTTGGGCACATGCAAGGAGAAAGTTTTTTGAGACCTTGGTGGAAAACAAGAAGGCCGCTTCCGAGGCCCTGGGCTTTATCGGCAAGCTTTACGATGTGGAAAGAAAGGCCAAGAAGGAAAACCTCTCTGCCGAAGACCGCAAGAAGCTCCGTTTGGACGAGGCCTTGCCGGTGATCAACAAAATGTCCGAGTGGATCAAGAAGCAGCTGCCCAAGGCCCTGCCCAAAAGTGGGCTGAGAAAAGCCCTGTTCTACTCGGCAAACAGATGGGCCGAACTGTCCAATTACCTGTATGACGGTAAACTGGAGATCGACAACAATCCCGTGGAAAGGGAAATCAGATCAATGGTGGTCGGCAGAAAAAACTACCTGTTTGCCGGCTCCCATAAAGCGGCCCAAAGGGCGGCCATGATCTATTCCTTCTTCGGCATCTGTAAATTACATGACGTCAATCCCCAACAGTGGCTCGAACATGCTCTGAGAAATATCATGACCACCAACCATAAGAACATCCGTGACCTATACCCACAAAACTTTAACCAAACAACACGCGGTTAATAGGGCGGTTACAGTGGATCAGCCCCCAAACGCTCGAAAACAGCCGTGTATACGCCGAAAATATCGCCAAGCAGGTCTTGGCCTACAGCAAAAGTGACGGATATGGCAAGCTCAGCACCCTCCCGCGCTACGCCCCTGCCCAGGAGCCAGGCACTTGGTATCCCACGCCTCCGGCGTACCTTGGGGCCATCGATCCGGAGTGGAAGACCATCCGCCCTTTTTACCTGTCCGACCTGCCCCAATTTAAGCCCCGGCCGCCTGCCCCGTACTCCATGGACAGCACCAGTGACTTTTACCTGCTGACCAAAGAAGTTTATGACACGACCAAGGTCTTGACCAAGGAGCAGCGCTTGATTGCCAATTTCTGGGACTGCAATCCCTTTATGGTGTCTTACAGCGGGCATATGGCCATTGGGCTGAAGAAAATCAGTCCGGGTGGCCACTGGGTAAACATCACCGGCATCGCCTGCAAAAAGGCGGGGATTACCTTTGCCGAAACCGTGGAAGTCCATGCCCTCCTCTCCACGGGGCTGCACGATGCCTTTATCAGCTGCTGGGAAGAAAAATACGACTCCGACAGGATCCGGCCAGAGACGGTCATCAACCGCCACATCGACCCCACATGGCGCCCCATCCTCCAAACGCCCCCTTTCCCGGAATACACCAGTGGACACAGCGTGATCTCCAGGACCAGCGCCACCCTCCTCACCTACTATTTTGGGGATCATTTTGCCTATACGGATACCTCAGAAGAGTATTTTGGCCTGCCACCACGAAAATTCACATCCTTCCTACAGGCTTCTGACGAAGCGGCCATTTCCAGGCTCTACGGAGGCATTCACTTTCGCGACGCCATCGAAGTAGGCGTCAAACAAGGCCACAAAATCGGAAATTATATCATCGGACTGCTGGAAAAGGAGAAGGTGGTGGAGCGGTGATTGGGGTGTTATTAGTTTTTTATTCAATATTATTAATTTCTTTAAGGTGTTGATCAATTTCAAACCAGACATTTTCATTTCCTCCTTCTTTGTAAAAAACAATGTTTTTATTGTTATCAATTATAATGTTTTTGGGATAAGTATTTCCAAATAAAACCCTATCATTTTCAGAAATGAACGTTATATCATATTCAAAATCATTTTTTTCTAAAAAGCTAGATACTTTATCTTTTGAGTCATCGGTTATTGATACAAACCTTACATCGTTATCGGAATATTTGCTGACTAATTTATTCAATCCTGGAATTTCTTTTCTACAAGGTGCACACCAAACAGCCCACCAATTAACAACAATAGTTTGCCCGTTGAAATTATCCAAATCGAATTTCTCTCCGTTAATATCTGTTAGTTCGATTGAAGGAAATATTTTTCCTTTAACCAGAGGTTTGTCGATTGTTAAAACAGTTAGTGAGTCAGTTAAGATTGATTGGTTAACCCAAGAATAAGTGATACTGTTTTTTAGTGTGTCAATTTTTTTTATTCTTAAAGAAACTCGGTTTATTGAATTATTAAACTCGATATCGATATCGTTCTCTTTTATATTTTCTGAATCTGGGTTTAAATCAACTGTGCTAAATTGTTTTATTTGCTTGTTTGAAGCTAGTGCAATCCAATTTCCAGATTGTTCTCCTTGCTTAAGAAATCCAATATAAATATCGATTGAATCATTATTGGATTCCAAAATAGAATGGCTTTGAATTTTAAAGGGCAGGTTTTTTTCAATAGGTTCTAAAATTTCAGGAAAACCTTTTTGAAACTCCACAGTTTTATATGAACTTTTTTGTTCTTTCTGACAACTACCTAAAAATGTCAATATTAACATCAAAAAGAAATTGTTTTTCAGCATCATTAGTGATTTAGATTGTTGTTAACGGTCTCGTATAACCGTCAGTTACGGGTTTAAAGATAGTGTTTTTCAGTTTAGCACAGACGATAGCAATTCCGAGTGGATTCGGACAGCCTGTCCCGAACTTACTTCGGGATAGTCGAATCCGCCGTAATTGCGGTTATACATTGTTATAGTGCATTTTTATTTTTTCAAGTCCGTTATATAACTCCGTTACTTTTGGATAAAGTTTTCGTGTCATATATTCATCGAAACCTCTATCAAAACCATACTTTATTAGAGTTTCTCCAAATTCTTTATTCAGTTCGTCTATTAACTTTCCTTTTCGTTTTGTTATAATCTTTCCATTGTCAGTAATCCGCTTTTCATAGTGGTTTTGAAAAATGTGAGAAGAACTATGCCTTTTGTATTCTATAAATTCAAATTCCGATTCAGAGAAGAGTGATTTTAAATTTTTAAGACCATTTATAAGCTCCAAATAAAATTCTTTCTTTTTGAGATTTTGACTGGTTTTTACGTGTTCAAATACTTTTTTTGAGTATTCAATTCCTACAGTTGTTAGTTCGTAAAAGACTACATAAAGTGAACTTTGATAAATTGAATCATATTCCTTGTTCAGTTCGCTATTCAAGTAGAATAACTTTCTTAACCATTGAACAAATAATTCTTCATTCGCAAGGGTTTGCAAAATGTTGTCAAATTTGAATTTTTCATACTCAATTTTATTCATTGTTCTGATTTTTTTCAAATGCACTAAATCGGTCGAGGCTAAAAACAGTTGGGCATTTTATACCCTAATTTTTTCAGTTTAGCACTGACCTTTGTTTTACTTTTTTTCGTTTATTAACTTGATTATCGGTTATTTATAGTCATTGTTGTGCACAGTTATTTTCTTCCGCTTTTTCAAGGTTGTCAAGAACGATAGTAGTTACTTCTACTGACATTCCAATAAGTTCTTTATTTCTTGTGTACTGAGGTTCGTCCAACTCCATTTTACATCCATGAAAAAGATTATCCCGTACTTGTTTAACTATTGTGAGCAGAGCAACAAATGGACTTTTTGTCCATGCCTCTCCAATTTCATTTTCGTTACTTGTATCATGAAATTTCTCCTCAAACAGATCGCAAAAATATCTTAGATAGAATGTCGCTCTTTGAAGGGAAACTGTTGGTTCAAAGTCCATCCTTGAACTGCCTACTGGTGGATAAGAGGAAAATTTTCGAGCAATAGATTTCGTATCTTTTCTAGCCCAATAAAATTCGCCAAATTCTTTGTCAAATTGATCTATATGATTATTCCCATTGTAGCGATTTTGCCAATATGATTCGAGCCATTCATAGTGTTCATGAAGTGTCCTCCTAATGCTTAGGTTCTCCTTGTCTTGAGCAAGTCTCTCTCTAAATAGTCTGATTTGTAAAGCCTTCATTAGAAATTTGAGTTTATTCCATTAACCTAAACCAATCTTTCACTGTCAACTCTAGTCTTACGACTTCATCTTCGGCCAAAGGACTGCAATGAGCGATTGGGCCCCGAAGCTGATTCAAATTGGTCATTATTTTTTGGAAGGATCTTTTACCCCGCTTAAATAGCTCTTCAAAGGCCTCCCAGTTACCCGTTACAATTTGGCTTAGTTCTCCAAATGTCGTGTAATCAATTTTTTCATCTGACCTGATAGTGAAGCCCGAATCTTCATCTCTTTTTATATTTTTCTCAACGTTTACCTTAATCGGTTCTGCCACTTGATCTACCCACCAATTAACTCCATACCTTTCCTCCATCAATTGGAGGATTAAGGCTCTAATTGATTTTTCTAAGCAATAGAAGACCTCATAATGCTCGGCCATTGATTTTGCCTCCCTTCTAAATTCAGAGTCAAATTGTAGATAGTATTCTTTTTTTTGAACCTCTTGTTTAGGATTTCTTTCAAGATCTATGTCAAAATCCTTCTCAATTTTATCTAACTGGTGTTCAGTTAGCGAGTTAGCCATTGCAAACAATTTAATCTTATCTAAATTACTCATCTAATAGATTTTCTTTGAGTGATTTAAAAATGGCATCATAAATAGCTGGATCATCTGTTTTAGGTAAAACTAAGTTGATGGTGTAATTAAGGCCTAATTTCAATTCGGAAGATTGTGCTTTTTGGATTGGAACGGGCAAATTGGAAGGTGTTTGTTCTTTAGTCTTTTCAGCTGGTTTTTCTTTTTTCGGTACAGTTGCTTCGAAATCTGCAAATTCCTTTGCATTTTTGAATGAATTGTAAATTGCTTTAACTGTGCTATTGTCATGTGGTTTTCCTGTTACTTCTGAAATAAGTTTCTTAAGCTCTTTATCAGCAAGGTCATGTGCATATTCGTTCCGAGTGTATAACTCTATGTAACCGGTTTTAAGTGCTTTAGCCATAGCTGCACCTCTATAATCTGGATTTCTAAAATTTTTATAAATCTGAGTCGGAGTCCCATCTTGATTTAACAAATCACATTTTTTCGCCCATGAAATGAAAGTTTTTTGATTGCCTCCGGTAAACCCAAGTTTAGTCCCAAGAAAGTCGTAATTAAAATTTTCTGGTACGCTTGCCTCAATTATTTTATTAAGAATTTTTGGTAAGGTACCTGGTGAACTCATGTATGGTAAATCTTTACTCATAATTATTCGGTTTTAAATAATGCACAACGGTCCAGCTATGAGCAGTAGCATCCCGCAGGGTGCTGTTGCTTATAGCCTTTGTTAGCTACAGATTTTTATCTCATCATATTTTTTCTCATTCTTCTATCAAGCATTTGGATTCTTTCATGAATTTCACTCATTCGCATTATCAAATCCATAAATTCTTCATCTACTGGCATCTTCTGTCCACTGTACCTATCAACTAACTCTTTTAGACGGTAAATCATGTGCTCTAATTCTTTGTTAAAGTGCCTATATTCATCATAGAACATCATTGCCTGTTTGTCTCCTTTTTCTCTTAAAACTTCATTTAAATAATCAGGGGGCATTAATATTTCGGGTGAACGAAGAATTTTTTGATTAATTCTGGTTAACTCAAGAAGTTCTTCAAGTATTTCCTGTTTTTCCTTTTCAGGTTCTTCTGTGTCAGCCTCTTCTGTTTTGAATTCTTCGGCTACTTTTTTAATTCTTCTTGAAGTGTAGGATACCATGCTTTAAATGCCTTCTCAACCATTTCATCACTTAGCTTAGTGTCTCCGCATGCCTTATTAATGGTTTTAATCAACTTCAATACATCTTCCTGATTATGAACTGTTGATTGGAATTGAAGAATTGGGCCATTTATTTCGGACCTTTTTATGTCAAATAAAAATGGACTAACATAAGACTTCTCCAGTTTCTTAGATAATGCGCCTGCTTCAAATGTCAGCCAAGGAGCATGAAGATTATCCTTAGTCACGCACAGAATTCCAAAGCCTGAATCTTCAAGTTCTTTTGCAATGTCCGTACTCCAACGAGCTCCTTTGTCGATATCCTCTGAGCTGACATATGGTTCAATAGATTGGATTACTGATGGCAACCAGTCTCTAAGTGTTAATGCAACCTTATGGCTTTTAGTGCCTGACCAACTTAAAAATACTTTCATTTTTTGTCTATTTTAATTTGTAGCTAACACCTTTATACCCACTATAAACCGTTAAAAAACGACTATAAACGTTTACATCCGACTATAATCGAATTTTTTCGAAATTTACCGAAAATTTATATGCTGAAAAATACCCTAAATGGGGTATTTATTCGTTTATCGATATTTCCTCAGAAAATGTAACTTGGGGCTGGTCGCGGTTTGCCTCCGCTAAACTTTTTCGGCACGGTAAAAAAGGGTACATGTTTGCGCCTATAAGAATGGTGCATGGGGTAAGGGTGTTGTCGCTCGAGATCAAGACTGCCACGGCTCCAGCCCGCTAATCACATCCCTCGCCTCGCAGTGACGGTCTCTTAATCGCCACAAAGGCACCAAGACACGAAGAATCTTTGGGTGATGGTGCTTTTTATAACCTTGCGGAGACGTTAGATCGAGGGGAAAAGCAAAACCCCTTCAGGTTTTGCTGAAGGGGTTCGTGGGGATTGGCGATTATGTTCCGCCATCCTATATTTTAAGCTGTGCAGTGCTTATTTCCGCTGGAAATCATCTTGTACGCGGACGATGTCTTCTTCATTGGAAGGATTGGAAGGGTCGGTGTGCATCCAGATTTCGGCCACCACGCCCCAATTGTCCATGCCTACCAAACGGTGCCGCTCGCCTTTCGCCAGTTCTACGACTTCTCCTAACACCAACGGCTGCAACTCACCTTCTTCGTCAGTTGGGCTGGTCACGATGCCGCCTTCTCCGCCTACCAATTTCCAGATTTCAGCTCTTCTGTGGTGGTATTGCCAGGACAAACGTTTTTCAGGTCCTACGATCAGAATTTTCGGACTTAGTTTTTGCTTTAACTGCTCTTCCGAAAACTCCACGCTGGCAAAAAACTGCGACCTGAATTTGGCGATCTGGCTTTCCTCGATCACAAAGAAACCGCCCCAAGGTCTTTCTCGGTCCTCAGCGGCTACTTCATATCCGTTAAAATCCAACCAATCTTTGATCTGCTTAAAAATGGCTTCCTTTGAAGCGCTCTTTTCGATTTTCATATTGTTCTACGGTTTAATAGATTCGTTCGCACTTAAAATTAGGAATTGCTAAAGATTAATCCTTGGAAAAAATCTTTTTATTCGGCCTTCCCTTCATAATAAATGTCAATTTGCCACCTTTCATAATATCGGCATGCCGGATAAAGGGTTCGTGCAGCTCTTCACCGTTCAAAAGCACCTTGCTGACATACTGGTTTTTCTCTGATTGGTTTTGTGCTTCTACCGTAAATGTCTTGCCATTTTCCAGGTTAAGGGTGGCTTCTTCTACCAACGGACTGCCCAGGGCATACTCCACTGATCCTGGGGCCACCGGATAAAAACCCAAGGCACTGAACAGGTACCAAGCACTCATCTGGCCAAAGTCATCGTTTCCGCCCAGTCCATCCGCACCGGTTTGGTACATCGCCCTAAGGATCATCCTGATCTTGTCGTGGGATTTCCAAGCTTGGTCGGTCCAGTTGTAAAGGTACACCACATGGTGTGAAGGCTCGTTTCCGTGCACATAGTTGCCGATGATGCCTTCTCGGGAAATATCTTCTGTATTGGCAAAATACCTGTCCGGCAGGTCCATGCTGAACAAGGAGTCCAGATGCTCCACAAAACGATGGTCGCCGCCCATCATGTTGATCATCTCTTGGGGAGCATGGGGCACGTAAAGGCTGTAATTCCAAGCATTCCCCTCGATAAATCCTTGCCCATGGGTATCCAGCGGATCAAAGCCCTGCTTCCAGCTGCCGTCCTTGAGCTTTGGCCGCATAAACCCGGTCTGCTGATCGTAGACATTTTTGTAGTTCTCTGCTCTAGCGGCAAACTCCCGGGAAATGGATGCATTGCCTATTTTGTCCGCCATCTGCGCGATGGCCCAGTCGTCGTAAGCATATTCCAAGGTTTTGGAAACAGAAGCCCCGCTGACATCTTCCGGCACATAGCCCTTTTCCATATAAGCTCCGATGCCGTCAAAATAAGCTGTCTGGGCCGTGGTCACGGCTGCATCCAGCGCATGGGCCAAATCAGCAGTCACCGTTTCTTTCACCACGGCATCTGCAATCACCGAAGCACTATGGTAGCCGATCATGCACCAGTTTTCATTGGCATAATGCGACCATATCGGCAGCATCGGATGGACACTCTGATCGTAATGGGCCAACATGGATTTTACCATGTCCCTGTTCCGGGCAGGCTGCAGGACATTGAACAGCGGATGTAAGGCCCGGTAGGTATCCCAAAGGGAAAAACTGGTATAATTGGTGAAGCCTTCTGCCTGATGGATATTCATGTCCAAGCCACGATATCGCCCGTCCACGTCTCCATAAACCGTCGGCCCCAAAAAGGCATGGTACATGGCCGTGTAGAAATTCACCTTGTCGCTTTCCTGGATGGTTTTTACCTGAACTTTATGCAGTTCCTTGTTCCAGCTGTCCACACCTGCTTGGTGAATGGCATCAAAATCCCATCCCGGTGTTTCGGCTTGCATGTTTTTGATGGCACCGGCCGTACTTACGGGTGAAATGGCCATTTTGGCGATCAGCTGCTCGCCGTCCTCCAAGTCAAAATCAAAATAGGCACGGATCTTCCTACCGGCAATTTCTGGGAAATTTTCGGATTCGTTAAACCGGCCCCAAAAGCCTCGATAGGCTTGCTTTTCATCATATTTGCGGTTGCCGTATTGCTTGATCGGCTTGTCAAAGGAAAGGGCAAAAAACACTTTCCGCGTCCGCGCCCAGCCGGTGGTTTCGCGAAAACCTGTCACCAGCGTGTCATTCTCCTCCCGCATAAAGGTCCAGACATTTTTGTCGTCATAATTGTAAATTCCTGCCATCAGGTCCAAAATCACATGGGCATCCTCTCCCTGGGCAAATGTATAGCGGTGTACGCCTACCCTGGTGGTGGCGGTCAGCTCCACGTCGATGTCATAATCATCCAGCGTTACCTGATAATACGCTGGAGCGGCATGTTCACGATCATGGGAAAACCGGGACCGATAGCCCGAATCAGGGTCGGCTTCGGTGCCGGGATTGAGCTGTAAAGGCCCACTGGTCGGCATCATGAGAAAATCCCCCAAGTCGGAATGTCCCGTGCCACTGAAATGGGTATGGCTAAAACCGACGATGGTGGCATCATCATATTGATAACCGGCACAGTAGCGGTATACCTCCGGATTATAGCGGCCGTTTACCTCGTAGGGAATCGTATCGGTATCCGGACTCAGCTGCACACTGCCAAAGGGAACCGTAGCCCCCGGATAGGTGTGCCCCATTTTAGCGGTACCAATCATGGGATCCACGTATTGGGAAAGGTCTTCTTGGGCTTGGGTGCCCCAAGCTAAAAAGCCCATTAGACTCGTTAATAGTATCTTTTTCATTGGGTTTGCTATTCTTTAGTAATCAAAAACACTACAAAATTTATCATTATGTAAGTAAAAAGGATAAACCATTCCTCTCCGAGCTAGTCGCTTCATTTATCCATCACGGGGATTGCAAATCCCCTCTCACGAATTCCTGATTTCAAACCAGGAACAGTCTGATAAGGGTCCATGAGCGTAGCCGAAGGGCCCCTATCGGGAATCACCCCCTAGAATTTGCAAATGCTGATGGACAGCATAATGGAGTCAGAGACTCCAAGCTAGCCAGTGCTGGGGCAGAGACCCAGCACCACCCGGTAATCTAAAACACTGCAAAATTTATCATAACCTACGTCAGAGGTAGCTAGTAGCTAGTATCAAGTAGCTAGACTTAAGACTCAAGACTCAAGACTCACCCCTCCTCTACCCGATATCCTTTCATACCGTAAAAAACAATATACAGATAACAGGCCAAAGGAACCAAAAACGAAAGCTGCACACTCCCGCTGATGTCCGCCAATAGGCCCTGCAGCAGCGGTACAATGGCGCCGCCAACAATCGCCATGACGAGCAGTGAAGATGCTTGTGCCGTGTATTTGCCAAGGCCCTTAATGGCCAGGGAAAAGATGGTCGGAAACATGATGGAGTTAAACAAGCCCAAGGCTACAATGGACCATAACGCCAACTGTCCCGATGTCAGCAGGCCGATAACCAATAAGCCTATGCCTGTAATGCCAAAGAGCCATAAGGTCCGGTTGGGGATAAATTGTCCGATGATGATCACGACAATATTCAGTCCGATGAACGCCAAGGCATAAAGAGCCATCTCTCCCCCGTACACATAATAGATGGTCACATATGATATCGCTGTAATCGCTCCTATAATGAGAAAACGATTCAAATTGTGCTTAAAATCCGCCAAGGCTACTGCTCCGAAGAACCGCCCTACCATGGCTCCTCCCCAGAAGAGCGCCAGGTAATGGCTGGCCTCTGCTTCATCCAGCCCTGCAATTTCCGGCAGCCGGGCGAAGTTGATCAAATTACTTCCCACGGTGACTTCTCCACCGACATAGGCGAATATAGCTCCGATTCCAAGCATCAAATGTCGATGCTTCAAGGCTCCGCTATCCGAGATGATCACTCCTTGCGAGCCTATTTCCGGTAATTTAAACAGCTTGAAAATTAA comes from Echinicola vietnamensis DSM 17526 and encodes:
- a CDS encoding TlpA family protein disulfide reductase; protein product: MMLKNNFFLMLILTFLGSCQKEQKSSYKTVEFQKGFPEILEPIEKNLPFKIQSHSILESNNDSIDIYIGFLKQGEQSGNWIALASNKQIKQFSTVDLNPDSENIKENDIDIEFNNSINRVSLRIKKIDTLKNSITYSWVNQSILTDSLTVLTIDKPLVKGKIFPSIELTDINGEKFDLDNFNGQTIVVNWWAVWCAPCRKEIPGLNKLVSKYSDNDVRFVSITDDSKDKVSSFLEKNDFEYDITFISENDRVLFGNTYPKNIIIDNNKNIVFYKEGGNENVWFEIDQHLKEINNIE
- the tnpC gene encoding IS66 family transposase; this translates as MSKPLDQLTKAELLALLQKSEQQVADRERVIAEKERILAEKEAYEKQLLAMIEKFKRMSFAQKRERFLGNKDQMALPFEPDQEQEQQQQEGFSRKVEYIRKKRPAHTGRQPLPDHLPVEEIEIHPEGDLSGMECIGKEVTEELDYIPAQYIRRRYIRYKYAPKDRYSSAGVKIGLLPERAIPKGIPGYGLLTDILTRKYLEHMPLYRQAQRFKREKIPIAPTTLEGWVKQGLEKLEPLYDCLVDDTKAMGYLMVDESTIRVLDSDNKKGACHTGYYWVYHNPLENTVLFDYRPTRSKEGPSAILENFQGYLQSDGYGVYEHYVANKQVTHLACWAHARRKFFETLVENKKAASEALGFIGKLYDVERKAKKENLSAEDRKKLRLDEALPVINKMSEWIKKQLPKALPKSGLRKALFYSANRWAELSNYLYDGKLEIDNNPVEREIRSMVVGRKNYLFAGSHKAAQRAAMIYSFFGICKLHDVNPQQWLEHALRNIMTTNHKNIRDLYPQNFNQTTRG
- a CDS encoding Swt1 family HEPN domain-containing protein, whose amino-acid sequence is MSNLDKIKLFAMANSLTEHQLDKIEKDFDIDLERNPKQEVQKKEYYLQFDSEFRREAKSMAEHYEVFYCLEKSIRALILQLMEERYGVNWWVDQVAEPIKVNVEKNIKRDEDSGFTIRSDEKIDYTTFGELSQIVTGNWEAFEELFKRGKRSFQKIMTNLNQLRGPIAHCSPLAEDEVVRLELTVKDWFRLME
- a CDS encoding DUF5343 domain-containing protein — encoded protein: MSKDLPYMSSPGTLPKILNKIIEASVPENFNYDFLGTKLGFTGGNQKTFISWAKKCDLLNQDGTPTQIYKNFRNPDYRGAAMAKALKTGYIELYTRNEYAHDLADKELKKLISEVTGKPHDNSTVKAIYNSFKNAKEFADFEATVPKKEKPAEKTKEQTPSNLPVPIQKAQSSELKLGLNYTINLVLPKTDDPAIYDAIFKSLKENLLDE
- the tnpB gene encoding IS66 family insertion sequence element accessory protein TnpB (TnpB, as the term is used for proteins encoded by IS66 family insertion elements, is considered an accessory protein, since TnpC, encoded by a neighboring gene, is a DDE family transposase.) produces the protein MFSLGSHHQYFLYRSPVDMRKGFNGLSGIVTNELDRDPVSGEVFVFVNRHRNLIKLLHWEKGGFVVYYKRLEKGTFLLPEDRGDGVLDWPELVLMVAGIQVEGYRQRPRYIPG
- a CDS encoding mannose-6-phosphate isomerase, which translates into the protein MKIEKSASKEAIFKQIKDWLDFNGYEVAAEDRERPWGGFFVIEESQIAKFRSQFFASVEFSEEQLKQKLSPKILIVGPEKRLSWQYHHRRAEIWKLVGGEGGIVTSPTDEEGELQPLVLGEVVELAKGERHRLVGMDNWGVVAEIWMHTDPSNPSNEEDIVRVQDDFQRK
- the tnpA gene encoding IS66 family insertion sequence element accessory protein TnpA: MEKAKVMNLQEEMAALVKEYKSSGLTQKSFSARKGIGYPKFNYWYRKLAGEQVREPTGFLPVRTQGSSVPAEAVEVVYPNGVKLRVPSEDLSLLSNLIRLY
- a CDS encoding vanadium-dependent haloperoxidase, coding for MAYSKSDGYGKLSTLPRYAPAQEPGTWYPTPPAYLGAIDPEWKTIRPFYLSDLPQFKPRPPAPYSMDSTSDFYLLTKEVYDTTKVLTKEQRLIANFWDCNPFMVSYSGHMAIGLKKISPGGHWVNITGIACKKAGITFAETVEVHALLSTGLHDAFISCWEEKYDSDRIRPETVINRHIDPTWRPILQTPPFPEYTSGHSVISRTSATLLTYYFGDHFAYTDTSEEYFGLPPRKFTSFLQASDEAAISRLYGGIHFRDAIEVGVKQGHKIGNYIIGLLEKEKVVER
- a CDS encoding TIR domain-containing protein gives rise to the protein MKVFLSWSGTKSHKVALTLRDWLPSVIQSIEPYVSSEDIDKGARWSTDIAKELEDSGFGILCVTKDNLHAPWLTFEAGALSKKLEKSYVSPFLFDIKRSEINGPILQFQSTVHNQEDVLKLIKTINKACGDTKLSDEMVEKAFKAWYPTLQEELKK